From Acipenser ruthenus chromosome 23, fAciRut3.2 maternal haplotype, whole genome shotgun sequence, the proteins below share one genomic window:
- the LOC117412872 gene encoding regulator of G-protein signaling 14 isoform X2 codes for MSKKMKHLGVPNGHLSLAVSDGDLNSPEVDGRRGSSQSLNSNASRPSVKSGGHRGVEGSVASWAVSFERLLEDPTGVRYFTEFLKSEVSAENILFWQACEKFRQIPADRKDELAREARMIYDTYLSISAFNAINIDDTARMEESELRDPKTDMFAKPQQQIFKLMKFDSYTRFVKSQLYQSCMLANVEGGSLPDLCPSSRSPGSIKSPVNHSPALSDSSKKKKKLKVGVSLPFDSEDFASRKRATLDSRQGPEKSSKRDKRREKRGSWGEFSDHSQAMVGRRESQSSVHSAASLELGQLGSLTNKSENGRSSPRCQDAEKEGRTVKYCCVYLPDGTASLAPARFGLTVRDMLSGICEKRGIPLSGVKIYLQDKDKPLSLDQDSSVLMDKQVLLETRITFALEMVPLNKTIGIAAKSSKSLLEALEPILGKNGLKLQDMEATISGETHPLKMNMPVTSLANKKVVLDRVKGKDNTTPPCAPVIQVNARSAAAVDVKKAEMPLLARNQIRGNTKARNAMQRRTYEVDGLIDLLSKVQSCRVDDQRGLLNKEYLVIPQFLQLPVKEEEPDEDEGTTAEETLISPGPASSMVTGEGCRPHTEANAETISASSRSKEAPSKELHTNELLNHSAGADSDSDCQLSQKQPSSETADSNGPSTLARCAKTESGTESVP; via the exons ATgtctaaaaaaatgaaacatcttGGCGTTCCAAATGGCCACCTG TCCCTGGCAGTCTCAGATGGAG ACTTGAACAGCCCTGAGGTGGATGGGCGGCGTGGCAGCAGTCAGAGCCTGAACAGCAACGCCAGCAGGCCCAGTGTGAAGAGTGGGGGTCATCGTGGTGTTGAGGGGTCAGTGGCCAGCTGGGCGGTCTCCTTTGAAAGGCTCCTTGAGGATCCCACTGGGGTCCGCTACTTTACG GAGTTCTTGAAATCCGAAGTTAGTGCTGAGAATATACTATTCTGGCAGGCGTGTGAGAAATTCAGACAGATCCCGGCAGATCGCAAAGATGAG CTTGCCAGGGAAGCTCGGATGATTTACGACACCTACCTGTCAATCAGTGCGTTCAACGCCATTAACATTGATGACACGGCCCGGATGGAGGAGAGTGAGCTGAGGGACCCCAAGACAGATATGTTTGCAAAACCACAGCAGCAG ATCTTTAAACTCATGAAGTTCGACAGCTATACCCGCTTTGTAAAGTCCCAGCTGTACCAGAGCTGCATGCTTGCCAATGTGGAAGGAGGATCCCTGCCTGACCTTTGCCCTAGCTCCAGGAGCCCAGGTTCTATAAAAAGCCCAGTCAATCACAGCCCAGCATTGAGTGACTCCTCCAAGAAG AAGAAAAAACTGAAAGTGGGGGTATCTCTTCCATTTGACTCGGAAGACTTTGCATCCAGAAAAAGAGCAACACTGGACAGTCGACAGGGTCCAGAGAAATCCAGCAAAAGAGACAAGAGGAGAGAGAAGCGAGGCTCCTGGGGAG AATTCTCTGACCACAGTCAAGCGATGGTGGGGCGCCGTGAGTCCCAGTCCTCAGTCCATTCAGCTGCCAGCCTGGAGCTAGGACAACTTGGGTCCCTTACCAACAAATCTGAG AACGGCAGGTCCAGCCCTCGCTGTCAGGATGCAGAGAAGGAGGGCCGCACTGTGAAGTACTGCTGTGTTTACCTCCCTGATGGCACTGCTTCCCTGGCCCCAGCACGCTTCGGGCTCACCGTCCGGGACATGCTGTCTGGAATCTGTGAGAAGAGAGGAATCCCATTGTCTGGAGTCAAGATCTATCTGCAGGACAAGGACAAG CCTCTTTCGCTTGACCAAGACAGCTCTGTCCTGATGGACAAGCAGGTGCTGTTGGAGACCAGGATAACATTTGC GTTAGAAATGGTGCCTCTCAATAAAACCATAGGAATTGCAGCTAAATCCAGTAAAAGCTTGCTTGAAGCTCTGGAACCCATCCTGGGGAAGAATGGCCTGAAGTTGCAGGATATGGAAGCTACAATT AGTGGAGAAACACATCCTTTAAAAATGAACATGCCAGTCACGTCCCTGGCCAACAAGAAAGTGGTTCTGGACAGAGTAAAAg GTAAAGATAACACAACCCCACCCTGTGCTCCAGTGATCCAGGTTAAT GCGAGATCAGCAGCAGCTGTGGATGTGAAGAAGGCAGAAATGCCCTTGCTGGCCAGAAACCAAATCAGAGGGAACACCAAAGCCAGAAATGCTATGCAGAGGAGAACTTACGAAGTGGACG GACTGATCGATCTGCTTTCGAAAGTGCAGAGCTGCCGAGTGGATGACCAGCGGGGACTTCTGAATAAGGAGTACTTGGTTATCCCCCAGTTCCTGCAGCTGCCTGTGAAGGAAGAGGAACCAGATGAAGATGAAGGCACCACAGCAGAAGAGACGTTGATTAGTCCGGGACCTGCCAGCAGCATGGTCACGGGTGAGGGCTGCAGGCCGCACACTGAAGCGAACGCAGAAACCATCTCTGCATCTTCACGGTCTAAAGAGGCTCCTTCCAAGGAACTGCATACAAATGAGCTACTAAACCACAGTGCTGGAGCAGACAGTGATTCAGACTGTCAACTCTCGCAAAAGCAACCAAGTAGCGAAACGGCAGACAGCAATGGACCCTCAACACTGGCTCGCTGTGcaaaaacagaatctggtacTGAAAGCGTTCCATGA
- the LOC117412872 gene encoding regulator of G-protein signaling 14 isoform X1 has translation MCMFFHLHAFGWITQVMPLKMRMINFQEFSKGFSSFTPRASFRRKFGSYNTFIVNRPLADTKSLAVSDGDLNSPEVDGRRGSSQSLNSNASRPSVKSGGHRGVEGSVASWAVSFERLLEDPTGVRYFTEFLKSEVSAENILFWQACEKFRQIPADRKDELAREARMIYDTYLSISAFNAINIDDTARMEESELRDPKTDMFAKPQQQIFKLMKFDSYTRFVKSQLYQSCMLANVEGGSLPDLCPSSRSPGSIKSPVNHSPALSDSSKKKKKLKVGVSLPFDSEDFASRKRATLDSRQGPEKSSKRDKRREKRGSWGEFSDHSQAMVGRRESQSSVHSAASLELGQLGSLTNKSENGRSSPRCQDAEKEGRTVKYCCVYLPDGTASLAPARFGLTVRDMLSGICEKRGIPLSGVKIYLQDKDKPLSLDQDSSVLMDKQVLLETRITFALEMVPLNKTIGIAAKSSKSLLEALEPILGKNGLKLQDMEATISGETHPLKMNMPVTSLANKKVVLDRVKGKDNTTPPCAPVIQVNARSAAAVDVKKAEMPLLARNQIRGNTKARNAMQRRTYEVDGLIDLLSKVQSCRVDDQRGLLNKEYLVIPQFLQLPVKEEEPDEDEGTTAEETLISPGPASSMVTGEGCRPHTEANAETISASSRSKEAPSKELHTNELLNHSAGADSDSDCQLSQKQPSSETADSNGPSTLARCAKTESGTESVP, from the exons ATGTGTATGTTTTTTCACTTGCACGCCTTTGGGTGGATTACACAGGTCATGCCGTTGAAAATG AGGATGATCAATTTCCAGGAGTTTTCAAAAGGATTCAGTTCATTTACTCCACGAGCTTCATTTCGACGGAAGTTCGGGAGCTACAACACGTTTATTGTGAACCGCCCATTGGCTGATACGAAG TCCCTGGCAGTCTCAGATGGAG ACTTGAACAGCCCTGAGGTGGATGGGCGGCGTGGCAGCAGTCAGAGCCTGAACAGCAACGCCAGCAGGCCCAGTGTGAAGAGTGGGGGTCATCGTGGTGTTGAGGGGTCAGTGGCCAGCTGGGCGGTCTCCTTTGAAAGGCTCCTTGAGGATCCCACTGGGGTCCGCTACTTTACG GAGTTCTTGAAATCCGAAGTTAGTGCTGAGAATATACTATTCTGGCAGGCGTGTGAGAAATTCAGACAGATCCCGGCAGATCGCAAAGATGAG CTTGCCAGGGAAGCTCGGATGATTTACGACACCTACCTGTCAATCAGTGCGTTCAACGCCATTAACATTGATGACACGGCCCGGATGGAGGAGAGTGAGCTGAGGGACCCCAAGACAGATATGTTTGCAAAACCACAGCAGCAG ATCTTTAAACTCATGAAGTTCGACAGCTATACCCGCTTTGTAAAGTCCCAGCTGTACCAGAGCTGCATGCTTGCCAATGTGGAAGGAGGATCCCTGCCTGACCTTTGCCCTAGCTCCAGGAGCCCAGGTTCTATAAAAAGCCCAGTCAATCACAGCCCAGCATTGAGTGACTCCTCCAAGAAG AAGAAAAAACTGAAAGTGGGGGTATCTCTTCCATTTGACTCGGAAGACTTTGCATCCAGAAAAAGAGCAACACTGGACAGTCGACAGGGTCCAGAGAAATCCAGCAAAAGAGACAAGAGGAGAGAGAAGCGAGGCTCCTGGGGAG AATTCTCTGACCACAGTCAAGCGATGGTGGGGCGCCGTGAGTCCCAGTCCTCAGTCCATTCAGCTGCCAGCCTGGAGCTAGGACAACTTGGGTCCCTTACCAACAAATCTGAG AACGGCAGGTCCAGCCCTCGCTGTCAGGATGCAGAGAAGGAGGGCCGCACTGTGAAGTACTGCTGTGTTTACCTCCCTGATGGCACTGCTTCCCTGGCCCCAGCACGCTTCGGGCTCACCGTCCGGGACATGCTGTCTGGAATCTGTGAGAAGAGAGGAATCCCATTGTCTGGAGTCAAGATCTATCTGCAGGACAAGGACAAG CCTCTTTCGCTTGACCAAGACAGCTCTGTCCTGATGGACAAGCAGGTGCTGTTGGAGACCAGGATAACATTTGC GTTAGAAATGGTGCCTCTCAATAAAACCATAGGAATTGCAGCTAAATCCAGTAAAAGCTTGCTTGAAGCTCTGGAACCCATCCTGGGGAAGAATGGCCTGAAGTTGCAGGATATGGAAGCTACAATT AGTGGAGAAACACATCCTTTAAAAATGAACATGCCAGTCACGTCCCTGGCCAACAAGAAAGTGGTTCTGGACAGAGTAAAAg GTAAAGATAACACAACCCCACCCTGTGCTCCAGTGATCCAGGTTAAT GCGAGATCAGCAGCAGCTGTGGATGTGAAGAAGGCAGAAATGCCCTTGCTGGCCAGAAACCAAATCAGAGGGAACACCAAAGCCAGAAATGCTATGCAGAGGAGAACTTACGAAGTGGACG GACTGATCGATCTGCTTTCGAAAGTGCAGAGCTGCCGAGTGGATGACCAGCGGGGACTTCTGAATAAGGAGTACTTGGTTATCCCCCAGTTCCTGCAGCTGCCTGTGAAGGAAGAGGAACCAGATGAAGATGAAGGCACCACAGCAGAAGAGACGTTGATTAGTCCGGGACCTGCCAGCAGCATGGTCACGGGTGAGGGCTGCAGGCCGCACACTGAAGCGAACGCAGAAACCATCTCTGCATCTTCACGGTCTAAAGAGGCTCCTTCCAAGGAACTGCATACAAATGAGCTACTAAACCACAGTGCTGGAGCAGACAGTGATTCAGACTGTCAACTCTCGCAAAAGCAACCAAGTAGCGAAACGGCAGACAGCAATGGACCCTCAACACTGGCTCGCTGTGcaaaaacagaatctggtacTGAAAGCGTTCCATGA